Sequence from the Polypterus senegalus isolate Bchr_013 chromosome 3, ASM1683550v1, whole genome shotgun sequence genome:
CACCCCTGAATGTGAGCGCTTGGACCTTCTGGATCGGCGCAACTCAAGTGCAGGACGGCCAGTGGGTCTGGACAGACGGGGGCGCTGTGGACGCGGCTATTTGGCTGTCGGGGGTTGTCGGCAATCAGAGCTGCGCCACATTCTCATCGGGCAGGTGGAGCGGCACGAGCTGCGGAGACGCCTTTCCCTTCCTGTGCTACAAAGGTAGTCCCACTTTATTGTATATCGCCCCTTTCGCGACAGTCGCCGCCACACGTCAAACTGACTGAAAACACACAGCAGGCTCTGCTGAaacctgacagacagacagaaggagcCCCGTCTTTAACATTAGTTGTGTCACGTATCGTGTCGCAGTGCTGGGATGCGTAAATGACAAAAGTGTAAAAGACGGAGCTCGAAGTCCAAAACCCACCACCCTGCAAGGTGACTGACGCCCCCCCAAACCCAATGTCATTAAGAGAGGGAGTTTCTCAAAACTGAACACTCAGAGAGGGCAGCAGGAAGCTTTCCGAGGGACCTTCGTAATGTGTGGGTTGCTTTTGCGTGGGTTTCCCCAAAGTCGCTCTTAATCGGCCACTTTACAAGGACAGTGACAGTGTGACGAATGTCACCGGGCATGCGCACGAGAACCACAGCCGACTTGTTAGCGTCACCTCTGATAGTTCAGTAAATTTACAGGAATTCAGTAACAGGTCCGCTACTAGTCAcgtcagagatttttttttaaataaactgtatactgtaataatattatgataaaaatgaTCTTCTTTTAGGTGCTTTGCTgtccaaattgtgttttcttttcttttttttttttccacttaaaaTCTGAACAAAACATAATTCAGCCAGGGGTGTCAAAACTTTTGCATGGAACTGAGTGGTGAGGTCTTTGGTCTTCCAATGGGAATACAAAGCAGACATGACGTCAGACATGAATAACCAAACAAGACAAAGCCAACTTATAAATAAGCGCCAGTAAGTCAAGGGTGCCATATTACTCGTTGCTATTGTGActtatgttacttttttgtttgttttttgtaatttcatGGTGGCTGCTGTGGGGTTTCTGAGGGCGAGGAATTTGAGTGAAACTTTTCTTTTTGTCCTATCTTGGTCCCTGACTAAGACGCCATTATTTCACATCTTATCGTGGAGTCGTTTTGAATATCGACGGACGGCATCATCTTGGTGATTTTCTTGTCGACCGTTGCTGAGACCTCCTCCCAGAAGTCCCTTGGGTGAGAAGTCGCATGACATCATCACTGCGACCTTAAACAGGCTCCTACAATGCGGCATTTTGATATTTGTGCACATCTCGTGTTTTCACTTTCA
This genomic interval carries:
- the LOC120526723 gene encoding C-type lectin domain family 12 member B-like, whose product is MTPIMFAQVDCGQMLPYLCYQGVSSSSNSTGDVDERAVRPLTSSPGADYFFVNLSLTQPAARNVCQTYFTDLANLIDISLTEILKSPLNVSAWTFWIGATQVQDGQWVWTDGGAVDAAIWLSGVVGNQSCATFSSGRWSGTSCGDAFPFLCYKGSPTLLYIAPFATVAATRQTD